CGTGTCCCCCCGGACGATCGGCGAGTCGCTGGCGGCGTTGCTCGGCGACCCGGCGGCGCAGGCCGAGGTACGGGCCGCGGGACTGGCGAACGCGGCCGCCTATCCCTGGAGCGCCCTGGAGGACGCCGCCGTCGCGATGGTCGCGCCCTACGCCTCTCCCCGGGCCGCCTGACAACTTACGGAGCACCCGATGAGACTGCACCATCTTGGAGACATCGACTCCACCGCCACCACGGCGATCCTCACCGGCGACCCCGACCGGGTCCCGCTGCTCGCCGACCACCTGGGCAAGGTCGTACGGCAGTGGTCGCAGCGCGGCTACGTCCTCGCCGAGACCGAGGTCGAGGGACAGCCGCTGCTCGTCTGCTCCACCGGCATCGGCGGACCGAGCACCGCCATCGCCGTCGAGGAGCTGGCTCAGCTCGGCGTCACACGGTTCGTGCGGGTGGGTACCTGCGGCTCCATCCAGCGGCACATCAACGCGGGGCACGTCGTGATCTCCACCGGCTGCGTCCGCGACGAAGGGACCAGCCACCAGTATCTGCCGCCGGAGTATCCCGCCGTTCCGGACTTCTTCCTGCTCCGGGCGATCGTGGACGCGGCGGTCGAGGACGGACACGCTCCCTTCGTGGGTCCCACGCACTGCAAGGACGCCTACTACGCGGAGAAGCCGGACGGCTTCCCGCTCGCCGGACAGTGGCGCGAGCGCTGGGCCGGACTGCGCGCGTCCCGCGTCCTGGCCACGGAGATGGAGGCCGCCACCCTGTTCGCGGTGGCCACGGCCCGGGACGTACGGGCGGCCGCACTGTTCGTCGCCACGGACGACACGCTCAGCCCGGAGCGGACCCGCGAGATCCTCTGCGCGGTCGCGGCCTCGGCGGTTCGCGGCGCGCTCTCCACCGACGCCGACAGCGACACCGACACCGACACCGACAGCGACGGCGTCGGCGTGGGCGTCGGCAAGAAGGAGGAACACCTGTGATCGTGCTGGGACTCATCGGCTG
This window of the Streptomyces sp. NBC_01275 genome carries:
- a CDS encoding nucleoside phosphorylase codes for the protein MRLHHLGDIDSTATTAILTGDPDRVPLLADHLGKVVRQWSQRGYVLAETEVEGQPLLVCSTGIGGPSTAIAVEELAQLGVTRFVRVGTCGSIQRHINAGHVVISTGCVRDEGTSHQYLPPEYPAVPDFFLLRAIVDAAVEDGHAPFVGPTHCKDAYYAEKPDGFPLAGQWRERWAGLRASRVLATEMEAATLFAVATARDVRAAALFVATDDTLSPERTREILCAVAASAVRGALSTDADSDTDTDTDSDGVGVGVGKKEEHL